The Pempheris klunzingeri isolate RE-2024b chromosome 1, fPemKlu1.hap1, whole genome shotgun sequence genome includes a region encoding these proteins:
- the mmp15b gene encoding matrix metalloproteinase-15 gives MASSSRTRRLWLLWRRTLLALSVCALGARGAEDDAAFTSESWLRMYGYLPQASRQMSTMRSAQILSSAISDMQRFYGLEVTGQLDPQTISAMNRPRCGVPDKFGGQIKTNVRRKRYALTGHKWNKSHLTYSIQNYTPKIGEYNSYEAIRRAFKVWEEVTPLTFDEIPYQEIKYGRRKEPDIMIFFASGFHGDSSPFDGEGGFLAHAYFPGPGMGGDTHFDSDEPWTIGNQNVQGNDLFLVAVHELGHALGLEHSNNPLAIMAPFYQWMETDNFQLPDDDRRGMQQIYGQPDSGPTHALPTVTPRRPEPRPPQTPPRHPDRPRTTERPDHYGPNICEGNFDTVAVLRGEMFVFKGRWFWRVRKNRVLDNYPMPISHFWRGLPGDIDAAYERHDGRFVFFKGNRFWVFREANLEHGYPLELIDYGQEIPYDRIDTAIWWEPSGYTYLFQGDWYWRFNEQSRSADRGYPKPISVWGTSVPSTPKGAFLSDDGAYTFFYKGSKYWKFDNHRMKSEPGYPKSILRDFMGCSVDLDPDRDRNTDTDSGRKHPDVNRPPFNPDVGRDGDKEKDRDGTDRGGDDKDADKGSDGDKDEDYREGREEDTNEVDVVLKVDDSEERTMNILMVTIPLVLVLCILGLIYAIINTLQSKGAPRLLVHCKRSLQDWV, from the exons ATGGCCTCCTCCTCGCGGACCCGCCGCCTCTGGTTGCTCTGGAGACGGACCTTGCTCGCGCTGTCCGTGTGTGCGCTCGGGGCGCGCGGAGCGGAGGATGACGCCGCCTTCACCTCGGAG TCCTGGCTGAGGATGTACGGCTACCTGCCCCAGGCCAGCAGACAGATGTCGACCATGCGATCAGCTCAGATCCTGTCCAGTGCCATCAGCGACATGCAGCGGTTCTACGGTCTGGAGGTCACTGGACAGTTGGACCCTCAAACCATCAG TGCTATGAACAGACCACGCTGCGGTGTGCCTGACAAGTTTGGAGGCCAGATCAAAACCAACGTAAGGCGGAAGCGCTATGCCCTCACCGGACATAAATGGAACAAGAGCCACCTCACGTACAG TATCCAGAACTACACTCCCAAGATTGGAGAGTATAATTCATATGAAGCCATCCGGCGGGCATTTAAAGTCTGGGAAGAGGTGACCCCATTGACCTTTGACGAAATCCCTTACCAGGAGATCAAATATGGACGCCGCAAAGAGCCCGACATCATGATCTTCTTTGCTTCTGGCTTTCATGGAGACAGCTCTCCTTTTGATGGGGAGGGAGGCTTCCTAGCTCATGCCTACTTCCCTGGACCTGGAATGGGTGGGGACACACACTTTGACTCAGATGAACCGTGGACCATAGGAAACCAGAACGTGCAAG GTAACGACCTCTTCCTGGTGGCAGTCCATGAGCTGGGCCATGCTCTAGGTTTAGAACACTCCAACAACCCGCTAGCCATCATGGCTCCCTTTTACCAATGGATGGAGACTGACAACTTCCAGCTGCCTGATGACGACCGGCGTGGCATGCAACAGATCTATg GTCAACCAGACAGCGGCCCCACCCATGCCCTCCCCACGGTGACGCCCCGTCGCCCGGAGCCCAGGCCACCTCAAACACCTCCTCGGCATCCTGACCGCCCTAGGACCACTGAAAGACCAGATCACTACGGACCCAACATCTGCGAAGGGAACTTTGACACAGTCGCTGTGCTGCGAGGagagatgtttgttttcaag GGTCGTTGGTTTTGGCGGGTGCGTAAGAACAGGGTTCTGGATAACTACCCCATGCCCATCAGTCACTTCTGGAGGGGTCTGCCTGGAGATATAGATGCAGCTTATGAGCGACACGACGGCCGGTTCGTCTTCTTTAAAG gaAACAGATTCTGGGTTTTCAGGGAGGCTAACCTGGAACACGGCTACCCGCTGGAGCTGATTGATTACGGTCAAGAAATTCCCTACGACCGAATAGACACAGCCATCTGGTGGGAGCCATCGGGCTACACTTACCTCTTTCAAGGAGACTG GTACTGGCGCTTCAACGAGCAGTCACGCTCGGCTGACAGAGGATACCCGAAACCAATCAGTGTCTGGGGAACGTCAGTGCCCTCCACTCCCAAGGGGGCCTTCCTCAGCGATGATGGGG CGTACACCTTCTTCTACAAAGGTTCCAAATACTGGAAGTTTGACAACCACCGCATGAAGAGCGAACCAGGCTACCCCAAGTCCATTCTGAGAGACTTCATGGGCTGCAGCGTGGACCTGGACCCAGACAGAGACCGGAACACAGACACGGACTCAGGACGGAAACACCCAGATGTAAACCGTCCACCGTTCAACCCGGACGTCGGACGCGATGGCGACAAGGAGAAAGACCGGGACGGAACGGATCGTGGCGGCGACGACAAAGACGCGGACAAAGGGTCAGACGGTGACAAAGACGAAGACTACCGCGAGGGTCGCGAGGAGGACACCAACGAGGTGGATGTGGTGCTGAAGGTGGACGACAGCGAGGAGCGAACCATGAACATCCTGATGGTAACCATACCActggtcctggtgctgtgcATCCTGGGACTGATCTACGCCATCATCAACACACTGCAGAGCAAAGGGGCGCCGCGGCTGCTGGTGCACTGCAAGCGCTCGCTGCAGGACTGGGTCTGA